A genomic segment from Mustela lutreola isolate mMusLut2 chromosome 15, mMusLut2.pri, whole genome shotgun sequence encodes:
- the DHRS11 gene encoding dehydrogenase/reductase SDR family member 11 isoform X2, with the protein MSGSRSEVGARLGATATAGMERWRDRLALVTGASGGIGAAVARALVQQGLKVVGCARTVGNIEELAAECKSAGYPGTLIPHRCDLSSEEDILSMFSAVRSQHSCVDICINNAGLARPDTLLSGSTSGWKDMFNVNVLGLSICAREAYQSMKERKVDDGHIININSMYGHQVSPHSVIHFYSATKYAVTALTEGLRQELREAQTHIRATAWLLTGWRWGSAWPLSRSSLLVQCISPEVVETQFAFKLHDKDPEKAAATYERIKCLKPEDVAEAVLYVLSTPPHVQIGDIQMRPMEQVI; encoded by the exons ATGTCCGGCTCGCGGAGCGAGGTGGGCGCACGGCTCGGGGCCACCGCCACGGCTGGCATGGAGCGGTGGCGGGACCGGCTGGCATTGGTGACGGGAGCTTCGGGGGGCATCGGCGCGGCTGTGGCCCGGGCCCTGGTCCAGCAGGGACTGAAGGTAGTGGGCTGTGCCCGCACCGTGGGCAACATCGAG GAGCTGGCTGCTGAATGTAAGAGTGCAGGCTATCCTGGGACTTTGATCCCCCACAGATGTGACCTATCCAGTGAGGAGGACATCCTCTCCATGTTCTCGGCCGTCCGCTCTCAGCACAGTTGTGTGGACATCTGCATCAACAATGCTGGCTTGGCCCGGCCCGACACCCTGCTCTCAGGCAGTACCAGTGGCTGGAAGGACATGTTCAAT GTGAACGTGCTGGGCCTCAGCATCTGCGCCCGGGAGGCCTACCAGTCCATGAAGGAGCGCAAGGTGGATGACGGGCATATCATTAACATCAACAG caTGTATGGTCACCAAGTGTCACCCCACTCCGTGATCCATTTCTATAGTGCTACCAAGTATGCCGTCACCGCGCTGACAGAGGGACTGAGGCAAGAGCTTCGGGAGGCCCAGACCCACATCCGAGCCACG GCCTGGCTTCTGACTGGATGGAGGTGGGGCTCGGCTTGGCCTCTGAGCAGGTCCTCTCTGTTGGTGCAATGCATCTCTCCAGAAGTGGTGGAGACACAGTTCGCCTTCAAACTCCACGACAAGGACCCTGAGAAGGCAGCTGCCACCTATGAACGCATAAAG TGTCTCAAGCCTGAGGATGTGGCCGAGGCTGTCCTCTATGTCCTTAGCACCCCTCCACACGTCCAG ATTGGAGACATCCAGATGAGGCCCATGGAGCAGGTGATCTAG
- the DHRS11 gene encoding dehydrogenase/reductase SDR family member 11 isoform X1, which translates to MSGSRSEVGARLGATATAGMERWRDRLALVTGASGGIGAAVARALVQQGLKVVGCARTVGNIEELAAECKSAGYPGTLIPHRCDLSSEEDILSMFSAVRSQHSCVDICINNAGLARPDTLLSGSTSGWKDMFNVNVLGLSICAREAYQSMKERKVDDGHIININSMYGHQVSPHSVIHFYSATKYAVTALTEGLRQELREAQTHIRATAWLLTGWRWGSAWPLSRSSLLVQCISPEVVETQFAFKLHDKDPEKAAATYERIKCLKPEDVAEAVLYVLSTPPHVQVSLVLTAPTLEEPRHLRGGQQGGLRGWGERPGCLKPCAFQQIGDIQMRPMEQVI; encoded by the exons ATGTCCGGCTCGCGGAGCGAGGTGGGCGCACGGCTCGGGGCCACCGCCACGGCTGGCATGGAGCGGTGGCGGGACCGGCTGGCATTGGTGACGGGAGCTTCGGGGGGCATCGGCGCGGCTGTGGCCCGGGCCCTGGTCCAGCAGGGACTGAAGGTAGTGGGCTGTGCCCGCACCGTGGGCAACATCGAG GAGCTGGCTGCTGAATGTAAGAGTGCAGGCTATCCTGGGACTTTGATCCCCCACAGATGTGACCTATCCAGTGAGGAGGACATCCTCTCCATGTTCTCGGCCGTCCGCTCTCAGCACAGTTGTGTGGACATCTGCATCAACAATGCTGGCTTGGCCCGGCCCGACACCCTGCTCTCAGGCAGTACCAGTGGCTGGAAGGACATGTTCAAT GTGAACGTGCTGGGCCTCAGCATCTGCGCCCGGGAGGCCTACCAGTCCATGAAGGAGCGCAAGGTGGATGACGGGCATATCATTAACATCAACAG caTGTATGGTCACCAAGTGTCACCCCACTCCGTGATCCATTTCTATAGTGCTACCAAGTATGCCGTCACCGCGCTGACAGAGGGACTGAGGCAAGAGCTTCGGGAGGCCCAGACCCACATCCGAGCCACG GCCTGGCTTCTGACTGGATGGAGGTGGGGCTCGGCTTGGCCTCTGAGCAGGTCCTCTCTGTTGGTGCAATGCATCTCTCCAGAAGTGGTGGAGACACAGTTCGCCTTCAAACTCCACGACAAGGACCCTGAGAAGGCAGCTGCCACCTATGAACGCATAAAG TGTCTCAAGCCTGAGGATGTGGCCGAGGCTGTCCTCTATGTCCTTAGCACCCCTCCACACGTCCAGGTGAGTCTGGTCTTGACTGCCCCCACCCTGGAAGAGCCTCGCCATCTCAGAGGAGGACAGCAGGGAGgcctgagggggtggggagaacgtCCTGGCTGCCTTAAGCCTTGTGCCTTCCAACAGATTGGAGACATCCAGATGAGGCCCATGGAGCAGGTGATCTAG
- the MRM1 gene encoding rRNA methyltransferase 1, mitochondrial isoform X2, whose protein sequence is MAMALLWAVGVSSWGCSGRHLARHFSRAAGREERPGGEELRRLLLDDLAPTPRSERGQELLFGLSPCLLALRAARRRVARLLLQAGRSGLQGERAELLRVAEARDIPVLRLRRQKLDALCRFQVHQGVCMEVSPLKPRPWTEVEEARPGDDPQQLWLVLERLQDPRNLGSVLRSAHFLGVDKVITTGRNSCPLTPVVSKASAGAMEVMDVFSTDDLAGFLQAKSRQGWLVAGTVSCPGPEISPSSDIPITSCLEFLWDRPTLLVLGNEGSGLSLAVQASCQLLLTILPGRQLPPGLESLNVSVAAARGKVPLGNGRESTFSKTPENPPPHQKGLDWRSTQDCPQDRNKRGRMGADLD, encoded by the exons ATGGCCATGGCACTGCTCTGGGCCGTCGGGGTCTCGAGTTGGGGTTGTTCGGGTCGCCACCTCGCGCGTCATTTCTCCCGAGCTGCGGGGCGTGAAGAGCGGCCAGGCGGGGAGGAGCTGAGACGCCTGCTGCTGGATGACCTGGCGCCGACCCCGCGCTCTGAGCGGGGACAGGAACTTCTGTTTGGCCTGTCCCCTTGTCTCCTGGCCCTGCGGGCCGCCCGTCGCCGCGTGGCCAGACTCCTGCTCCAGGCCGGCAGGTCCGGGTTGCAGGGAGAGCGGGCCGAGCTGCTCCGGGTGGCAGAGGCGCGGGACATCCCAGTTCTGCGGCTCAGACGGCAGAAGCTGGACGCACTGTGCCGCTTCCAGGTCCACCAGGGCGTTTGCATGGAGGTCAGTCCGCTGAAGCCTCGGCCTTGGACAGAGGTCGAGGAGGCGAGGCCAGGCGACGACCCCCAGCAGCTGTGGCTCGTCCTCGAGAGGCTCCAGGATCCCCGCAATCTTGGGTCCGTGCTGCGTTCTGCTCACTTCCTCGGAGTGGATAAAGTCATCACCACCGGGAGAAACAG CTGCCCGCTCACTCCGGTAGTCAGCAAAGCCAGCGCCGGGGCTATGGAGGTGATGGACGTGTTCTCCACCGATGACCTAGCCGGTTTTCTACAG gcCAAATCCCGGCAGGGCTGGCTCGTGGCTGGCACAGTGAGCTGCCCTGGGCCTGAGATTTCCCCGTCCTCTGATATTCCCATCACTAGCTGCTTGGAGTTCCTCTGGGACCGGCCTACTCTTCTAGTGCTGG GGAACGAGGGCTCTGGCCTGTCCCTGGCAGTTCAAGCCTCCTGTCAGCTTCTCCTTACCATCCTGCCTGGCCGCCAGCTGCCTCCTGGACTTGAGTCCTTGAATGTCTCCGTGGCTGCAG CCAGAGGAAAGGTTCCTCTGGGGAACGGAAGAGAGAGCACCTTCTCCAAGACCCCCGAGAACCCTCCACCACATCAGAAGGGCCTGGACTGGCGCAGCACCCAGGACTGTCCTCAGGATCGGAACAAGAGAGGCAGAATGGGAGCTGACTTGGACTGA
- the MRM1 gene encoding rRNA methyltransferase 1, mitochondrial isoform X1: MAMALLWAVGVSSWGCSGRHLARHFSRAAGREERPGGEELRRLLLDDLAPTPRSERGQELLFGLSPCLLALRAARRRVARLLLQAGRSGLQGERAELLRVAEARDIPVLRLRRQKLDALCRFQVHQGVCMEVSPLKPRPWTEVEEARPGDDPQQLWLVLERLQDPRNLGSVLRSAHFLGVDKVITTGRNSCPLTPVVSKASAGAMEVMDVFSTDDLAGFLQAKSRQGWLVAGTVSCPGPEISPSSDIPITSCLEFLWDRPTLLVLGNEGSGLSLAVQASCQLLLTILPGRQLPPGLESLNVSVAAGILLHSICSQRKGSSGERKREHLLQDPREPSTTSEGPGLAQHPGLSSGSEQERQNGS; this comes from the exons ATGGCCATGGCACTGCTCTGGGCCGTCGGGGTCTCGAGTTGGGGTTGTTCGGGTCGCCACCTCGCGCGTCATTTCTCCCGAGCTGCGGGGCGTGAAGAGCGGCCAGGCGGGGAGGAGCTGAGACGCCTGCTGCTGGATGACCTGGCGCCGACCCCGCGCTCTGAGCGGGGACAGGAACTTCTGTTTGGCCTGTCCCCTTGTCTCCTGGCCCTGCGGGCCGCCCGTCGCCGCGTGGCCAGACTCCTGCTCCAGGCCGGCAGGTCCGGGTTGCAGGGAGAGCGGGCCGAGCTGCTCCGGGTGGCAGAGGCGCGGGACATCCCAGTTCTGCGGCTCAGACGGCAGAAGCTGGACGCACTGTGCCGCTTCCAGGTCCACCAGGGCGTTTGCATGGAGGTCAGTCCGCTGAAGCCTCGGCCTTGGACAGAGGTCGAGGAGGCGAGGCCAGGCGACGACCCCCAGCAGCTGTGGCTCGTCCTCGAGAGGCTCCAGGATCCCCGCAATCTTGGGTCCGTGCTGCGTTCTGCTCACTTCCTCGGAGTGGATAAAGTCATCACCACCGGGAGAAACAG CTGCCCGCTCACTCCGGTAGTCAGCAAAGCCAGCGCCGGGGCTATGGAGGTGATGGACGTGTTCTCCACCGATGACCTAGCCGGTTTTCTACAG gcCAAATCCCGGCAGGGCTGGCTCGTGGCTGGCACAGTGAGCTGCCCTGGGCCTGAGATTTCCCCGTCCTCTGATATTCCCATCACTAGCTGCTTGGAGTTCCTCTGGGACCGGCCTACTCTTCTAGTGCTGG GGAACGAGGGCTCTGGCCTGTCCCTGGCAGTTCAAGCCTCCTGTCAGCTTCTCCTTACCATCCTGCCTGGCCGCCAGCTGCCTCCTGGACTTGAGTCCTTGAATGTCTCCGTGGCTGCAG GAATTCTTCTTCACTCCATTTGCAGCCAGAGGAAAGGTTCCTCTGGGGAACGGAAGAGAGAGCACCTTCTCCAAGACCCCCGAGAACCCTCCACCACATCAGAAGGGCCTGGACTGGCGCAGCACCCAGGACTGTCCTCAGGATCGGAACAAGAGAGGCAGAATGGGAGCTGA